From a region of the Leptidea sinapis chromosome 6, ilLepSina1.1, whole genome shotgun sequence genome:
- the LOC126965194 gene encoding uncharacterized protein LOC126965194, whose translation MSNRIKSFFNKEAFDFSKGYVDPFQFHKTCFILLKAFQVFDEPIPKWTYFFRYLLKSVILFCGLSALSILAMGLYHGIDELDIVYLTESGTYFLIMIYKLLILWSTRTDLPEYHKFLEILREDFLLVCCGDSTYRKNFFRKQLETWKYCLYFMIFIGSIGISMMFISILQLILWYSTDLATEQSKRPLIFPFWAFKTDFGKTPIYEISFVYANVCVSAYILNYLFMMKTQILWVREIATKADMVIWSVEDLLKGVHPATKQNERYFSALIKYRMRKIVQMHQSMLDLLRYYAKVYTKFLMFEQKVCAPVVCLSAYCITKRLEEGEFNIVLALLCAATIISVFVPSYLCSFLALKVSSICFACWNTPFWNANPIIRPYLVLIMQRSLRPLPIKTPGFEEVSLQTFSNKMASAYSFYNMLRQANI comes from the exons ATGTCAAATCGCATTAAAAGCTTTTTCAATAAAGAAGCCTTTGATTTTTCAAAAGGTTACGTCGACCCCTTTCAGTTTCACAAAACTTGCTTCATTTTACTGAAAGCGTTTCAAGTATTCGACGAACCAATACCAAAATGGAC atacttttttagGTATTTATTGAAATCCGTTATTCTATTTTGTGGTCTTAGTGCATTATCGATCCTTGCAATGGGATTGTACCACGGAATAGACGAACTGGATATAGTTTACTTAACTGAGTCTGGGACTTACTTTCTTATCATGATCTACAAACTATTAATACTTTGGAGTACTAGAACGGACCTCCCGGAGTACCACAAGTTCCTAGAGATTCTTAGAGAGGATTTTCTATTGGTATGCTGTGGTGACTCAACATACAG gaAGAATTTTTTTAGAAAGCAACTTGAAACGTGGAAatattgtttgtattttatgatatttatagGCAGTATTGGTATTTCAATGATGTTTATCTCAATTCTTCAACTCATTCTATGGTATTCAACTGACCTTGCCACGGAACAAAGCAAACGACCATTGATTTTCCCGTTTTGGGCCTTCAAAACTGACTTCGGTAAAACTCCAATATATGAAATAAGTTTTGTATATGCCAATGTTTGCGTTAGTGCTtacatacttaattatttat TTATGATGAAAACTCAGATATTGTGGGTAAGAGAGATAGCAACGAAAGCTGACATGGTTATTTGGAGTGTTGAAGATCTATTGAAAGGAGTTCATCCCGCAACTAAGCAGAATGAGAGATATTTTTCAGCTTTAATTAAATATCGGATGAGAAAGATTGTTCAAATGCATCAATCTATGCTTGA CCTATTGAGATATTATGCGAAAGTCTAcacaaaatttttaatgtttgaacAAAAAGTTTGCGCACCTGTGGTGTGTTTGAGTGCCTACTGTATCACTAAG AGATTAGAAGAGGGAGAGTTTAATATTGTACTGGCTTTGCTATGCGCAGCAACAATTATATCGGTATTTGTACCAAGCTATTTGTGTAGTTTTCTAGCATTGAAG GTGAGTTCAATTTGTTTCGCGTGCTGGAACACGCCATTTTGGAATGCAAATCCGATAATCCGACCGTACTTAGTACTCATTATGCAAAGGTCTCTGAGACCATTGCCCATTAAAACCCCTGGATTTGAAGAAGTGTCACTCCAAACATTTTCAAAT aAAATGGCTTCGGCGTATTCATTCTATAATATGTTGAGGCAGGctaacatttaa